Genomic DNA from Oncorhynchus mykiss isolate Arlee chromosome 2, USDA_OmykA_1.1, whole genome shotgun sequence:
ATATCCTGTACTATTAAAAAAAGGTCATATTTTGCCATCATGAAAAATGTATCCATACACTGTCAATTTGAGTTTAAACAAACAGCATTTATATTTCTTATGACCTTTGTGTAACCTGAGCTTTTACTGAATCCAAGACAACAGAAACATGAAAATGTCCAAATGTTTTTATAATCTTTTAACGTTTTGAGTAAAATGATGGTGTGTCTCAGACTATAGAACGTCTCAGGAAACGTTTAAACGTCCATTGACACAATGTATTGATGTTTCATACACACTTTCTCTGTTAGTTATCCGTTTAAAAAAGGACTTCAATATCAAGAGACTTGAGAAAAATAGCCTATGCAGAAAGTCACGAAAAATCACTGCAACACAGAAAACATGGAATTGCTTTAAATACCTTAGGGATTTTTACATAGCCTTTTAAGTCATTGTGCACTAAGTGCGCTGAGTTTAGTACACTGTGATACGCTTTTCTTACTCTTCTCTGCATGTTTTGTTGCTGTTTGGCTCTTCGAATTCCAGGATCAAGAGAAATCCCCTCCTTCAGGATAACATTTTCGAACGTACACACTTAATTCCTTCAAGATGGCCTTGGAAAATGTAAGCTTCTTAACTGTTAATATTTTCGAAACGCAGATAGGCCTGGTTTACGAGGAATATTTTTGTGCTGTGATCATATTTAATTTCCTCCCTGCTCaactttaaaataaataaaaaataaaaacagatatgGGGATTAGGCCTACATTTTCCACAGTTGCTTCGTGTAATTGCTACTAAAATCTAGCCTGGCTACATGCAGGGGGAATTTTGAGAATGATTTATCCTTATTGAAATGCATATATATTACTTATTGGAATGGTGCTTTGATAATGCAGTTAATACAATAATGCATTGTTTTTTAATCCAATACTTTTGCCGCATTGGCAACTTTCTGTGTGTAGTTATGTGCATAACATGGCTGTGGTTATTTGACAAGGCACAGATGTCAAACATTGCAGCCATGCTATGAAATTAACTTGATAAAAAATAAGATATTGTTTGCATAATGAACGACCAAAGTTAAATATAAATGACAGAGTAACACGCTTTTCTTCTCAGAAAGACTTCAATAAAACTCTTCTTTAATGATTAAATATTCACCACGCGTTTTGACAAAGGAATGCACTTTACTTTCTTCAGATATTAAACATTATCCTTTAAAAAATGCAaaatgtaatattcaatattcatATTCCTAAATAATCGTTTGTTGCCTTTTTAGGGACTCACAAGAATACTCATTTTCAATGTTTCCTTTTCCACACTGAAAATATCCTTTATTTTCCCAGTTCgataataaataaatgtttatatAGAGCCTATAGCTTACCAAATAACACACAGGCTACTAAACATGTGTCATACCTTTCTTAAGTTCATATCTCAAGTCTTTACAAAGATCTATCTGTGTTTGGCTCCTGGCTTTGCTATCTCTTGCCAGTGCCTCGGCTCTGTGTAACATAGTTTGATGTAATCCATTTAAATGTGTCGCTGACCCCACGTTGGATCCGGGGCTGTGCAGCTGTCCAAAAGCGCCATGATAGTTTGAGTAACCCTGGAAAAAGGGAGATGTATAATAGACATGTCTTGAAAGGGCTGCGCTGTGAGGGAAATGATTCTGAGCAGCGGCTCGCGGTGGAGATGACACACTGGCCGGAATCTCTGTGCGCAATTGTCGGGACACGATCTGGGCACCATCGCTACATCCTTTACATTTGTCCGAAGAAGTTGCAATCTCCGCCAGCGACCACAGTTTAGGTTTTGGGGCTGGAAGGGGCGAGTCAATCACTGACGTGGCATTGCTGGAGTTGCCTGTGTCATTACGCCTCGGTGCAGGTGGACTTGTCGTGTCCGCCGAGTCTGAATCCCTCTCCGCTCCAAGGTGTACGTTTTGAGGAGATGCTGTGGTAGTGGGTCCCAGCATCTCGGGCACTCTCCTGTCCCCGTGGTCCTTTAAATCCGGATCAGTTAAGACAGGTTCCATATCATTGCTGCTATTGTCCTCTTTCTCACGGGAGATTCCCACTGGATGTGGATGATGTCCATCTGCAAGAAGATGGAATAAATTAGACCAAATCGTTCCAAGGATTACAGTAATCACCCTTTCAAGGTCTAACGAAAGCAACAGTAAGCCTATGCAATGAATTACATGGAAATAGGACAACATTTTAGTTTTTACAACTTTTGAAAACAATTAAATGCCTATTGAGACAATTAGGCCTATTGCAACTTATAAACGTTATTGGAAAAAAAAATTGAACTAACCTTCATTTTTCAACCCAATTTCTGCTGTGGGCTTGAGTGGCTCGTCGTCGTCGTCATTCTTCTCCAGGTCAATGTtgtcatcctcttcctcatcctcactTCTATTCCTCGGGTTCCACGTCATTTTGTTCTCTTTCTTCAAACGTCTTCTGGCGTTAGCGAACCAGGTGGACACTTGGGTAAGGGTCATCTTGGTGATGATTGCCAGCATGATCTTCTCGCCCTTGGTGGGGTAAGGGTTTTTGCGATGTTCATTGAGCCACGCTTTGAGAGTGGAAGTCGCATCCCGAGTAGCATTTTTCCTGTATGCAGGGTCGCCATATGGATAGGGGCCCAATGCACCACCAAACGGGTGATATTCTAAAGAGCCAGTGATGCCGGCTGAAGGATCATACGCGGAACCCTAGAAAGTCAATAGACAGACAATGTATAATCATCTATTTCAAGATTGACTGCACAAGACT
This window encodes:
- the LOC110499228 gene encoding iroquois-class homeodomain protein IRX-5 encodes the protein MAYPQGFLFQPSVSLALHSCPPFSSSVILGRPRTDEMGRPSTGSAFAPYAGSPAFNGTSPGFNSYLQYSGEQRAAMNSFVGSAYDPSAGITGSLEYHPFGGALGPYPYGDPAYRKNATRDATSTLKAWLNEHRKNPYPTKGEKIMLAIITKMTLTQVSTWFANARRRLKKENKMTWNPRNRSEDEEEDDNIDLEKNDDDDEPLKPTAEIGLKNEDGHHPHPVGISREKEDNSSNDMEPVLTDPDLKDHGDRRVPEMLGPTTTASPQNVHLGAERDSDSADTTSPPAPRRNDTGNSSNATSVIDSPLPAPKPKLWSLAEIATSSDKCKGCSDGAQIVSRQLRTEIPASVSSPPRAAAQNHFPHSAALSRHVYYTSPFFQGYSNYHGAFGQLHSPGSNVGSATHLNGLHQTMLHRAEALARDSKARSQTQIDLCKDLRYELKKGMTHV